In Cryptomeria japonica chromosome 10, Sugi_1.0, whole genome shotgun sequence, a genomic segment contains:
- the LOC131858839 gene encoding protein TAPETUM DETERMINANT 1-like, which yields MVMIYIFAGIPERIGQGCAKEDIVVNQSPESPMRNGVPSYSVEIHNLCSTGCSIAQVHVTCGWFSSAVEIDPKLFKRLSYNDCLVNNGRPIKAGGSVSFVYAQTYKYPIAVSSVKYSKNSSGAVF from the exons ATGGTTATGATTTATATATTTGCAGGTATTCCGGAGAGAATAGGGCAAGGTTGTGCAAAAGAAGACATAGTAGTGAATCAGAGCCCCGAATCCCCCATGCGAAACGGAGTTCCATCATACAGTGTAGAAATTCATAATTTGTGCAGCACAGGCTGCTCGATAGCACAAGTACACGTCACCTGCGGATGGTTCAGCTCTGCAGTAGAGATAGATCCAAAATTATTCAAGCGTTTGAGCTACAACGACTGCCTTGTCAACAATGGGCGTCCCATAAAAGCCGGAGGCTCCGTATCCTTCGTTTATGCACAAACATATAAATATCCCATTGCAGTCTCCTCTGTGAAAT ATTCTAAAAACAGTTCAGGTGCtgttttttaa